A window from Aquiluna borgnonia encodes these proteins:
- the zwf gene encoding glucose-6-phosphate dehydrogenase: MQTNPLRDSFDRRLHKIAGPSGLIMFGVTGDLSRKKLLPAIYDLANRGLLPPAFSLVGFARRDWTGQDFEQIVHDAVRSHARTEWSEDVWNQLSKGIRFVSGRHDDPEAFARLRQTVDELDRERGTAGNHAFYLSIPPRDFPLVVNQLEQAGLTQGLPGQFRRVVIEKPFGSDLETAKELNAVVQRVFPEDSVFRIDHYLGKETVQNILALRFANQMFEPIWNSKYIDHVQITMAEDIGIGGRAGYYDGIGAARDVIQNHLLQLLALTAMEQPASFDAADLRAEKEKVLAAVELPNDLSQHTARGQYSGGWQGGAEVLGFLSEEGISPVSVTETFAAMRLDVANERWNGTPFYLRAGKRLGRRVTEIAVVFKRAPQQLFAENQTTLLGENALVIRVQPDEGVTMRFGSKVPGPAMQVRDVTMDFGYGHAFTEDSPEAYERLILDVLLGEPPLFPRQREVELSWEILDPIVKFWEQHGKPEQYAPGSWGPLSAHAMLSIDGRAWRRP; this comes from the coding sequence GTGCAAACCAACCCGCTCAGGGATTCTTTCGACCGCAGACTCCACAAGATTGCAGGCCCAAGCGGCCTAATTATGTTCGGTGTCACCGGCGACCTATCACGCAAGAAACTCCTGCCAGCTATCTACGATTTGGCCAATCGTGGCCTGCTTCCGCCAGCCTTCTCACTGGTTGGATTTGCCCGAAGGGACTGGACTGGGCAGGACTTCGAGCAGATTGTTCACGATGCGGTTCGATCTCACGCGAGAACCGAGTGGTCTGAAGATGTCTGGAATCAGCTTTCCAAGGGGATTCGCTTCGTTTCTGGCAGGCACGATGACCCAGAGGCGTTTGCCAGGTTGCGACAGACGGTTGATGAGCTAGATCGAGAGCGTGGAACCGCGGGTAATCACGCCTTCTACCTCTCCATCCCTCCCCGTGATTTTCCGCTGGTGGTAAACCAGCTGGAGCAAGCCGGGCTCACCCAAGGGTTACCGGGGCAATTTAGGCGGGTTGTTATCGAGAAGCCATTTGGCTCCGACCTAGAGACAGCCAAAGAGCTAAATGCTGTGGTTCAGCGAGTTTTCCCAGAGGATTCGGTCTTCCGCATTGACCACTACCTCGGCAAGGAGACGGTTCAGAACATTCTTGCTCTGCGGTTCGCCAATCAAATGTTTGAACCGATCTGGAACTCGAAGTACATAGACCATGTTCAAATCACCATGGCCGAGGACATTGGAATCGGAGGTCGCGCCGGATACTACGACGGCATCGGTGCCGCTCGAGACGTAATTCAAAATCACCTTTTGCAGCTTTTGGCTCTGACCGCCATGGAGCAACCTGCAAGTTTTGATGCCGCCGATCTACGCGCTGAAAAAGAAAAGGTTTTGGCCGCTGTCGAGCTGCCCAATGACCTCTCACAGCACACCGCTCGCGGTCAATACTCCGGTGGCTGGCAGGGCGGAGCTGAGGTTCTGGGATTCTTGAGCGAAGAGGGTATTAGCCCGGTGTCCGTTACCGAGACTTTCGCGGCGATGCGCCTCGATGTGGCGAATGAGCGCTGGAACGGAACACCGTTCTACCTGCGTGCTGGAAAGCGCCTTGGGCGCCGAGTTACCGAGATTGCCGTGGTTTTCAAGCGCGCACCGCAGCAGCTTTTTGCCGAAAATCAAACTACTCTGCTCGGGGAGAATGCCCTGGTAATCAGGGTGCAGCCCGACGAGGGCGTGACCATGAGATTCGGATCCAAGGTTCCAGGTCCAGCCATGCAGGTGCGAGATGTCACCATGGACTTTGGTTACGGACATGCATTTACCGAAGACTCCCCTGAGGCCTATGAGCGACTGATCTTGGACGTCCTGCTGGGCGAGCCACCGTTGTTCCCGCGCCAGCGCGAGGTTGAGCTCAGCTGGGAAATTCTTGACCCGATCGTCAAGTTCTGGGAACAGCACGGGAAGCCTGAGCAGTATGCTCCTGGAAGTTGGGGCCCACTCTCCGCTCACGCAATGCTTTCAATTGACGGCAGAGCTTGGAGGCGACCATGA
- a CDS encoding glucose-6-phosphate isomerase produces the protein MKFELATRNHAALTAVVESLVEQNIASRIAAKDHTLWGPAAESEASIRLGWVTSAQDSVALIPEILELRDEFRNQGISRFVLCGMGGSSLAPEVITKTAGVELVVLDSTAPDQVAAALTSLEKTAVVVSSKSGSTVETDSQKRAFETAFRANGISPTDRIVIVTDPGSPLDQASREAGYRVFNADPNVGGRYSALTAFGIVPSGLAGADIAGLLAAAQQISSTLGSDSLDNPGLWLGALLAKTPSPQGFKDKFLIETDQLGGFGDWAEQLVAESTGKEQKGVLPVVVTKSAPELANIPADTLSISFAAEISGSEDAAFEGSLGELFLLWEYATVIAGYLQGINPFDQPNVESAKIAARALLDSPVAAKAADFAVEGVAVTSYGFDVQGDTLAAAVQSLLDKVGEQSYISVHTYLNRAEYPQFEQLRDLLAKVSGRPVTFGWGPRFLHSTGQYHKGGPRQGVFLQITGEHGHDLEIEGRPFTFGTLIAAQAAGDAQVLLDNNLPVLSLRFSEPLSGLEQLKKVLG, from the coding sequence GTGAAGTTTGAGTTAGCTACCCGCAACCACGCCGCCCTGACGGCTGTCGTTGAATCACTGGTCGAGCAAAACATTGCTTCGAGAATCGCTGCCAAGGACCACACACTCTGGGGGCCGGCCGCTGAGTCCGAGGCCTCAATACGCCTCGGATGGGTAACCTCCGCACAGGATTCCGTTGCCCTGATACCAGAAATTCTCGAACTTAGAGATGAATTTCGGAACCAGGGCATCAGCAGATTCGTGCTTTGCGGTATGGGTGGAAGCTCTCTCGCGCCAGAGGTAATCACCAAGACTGCTGGGGTCGAGCTCGTAGTCCTAGACTCTACCGCTCCAGATCAGGTGGCGGCAGCTCTGACAAGCCTAGAGAAAACCGCGGTCGTAGTCTCTTCGAAGTCTGGGTCGACGGTAGAGACCGACAGTCAAAAACGGGCCTTTGAAACAGCCTTTCGAGCAAACGGAATCTCACCAACGGATCGAATTGTCATCGTCACCGATCCCGGTTCGCCACTGGACCAAGCTTCCCGAGAAGCGGGCTACCGAGTCTTCAATGCAGATCCAAACGTTGGCGGACGTTACAGCGCGCTGACTGCATTTGGCATTGTCCCCTCGGGATTAGCCGGAGCAGATATTGCGGGACTGCTTGCAGCTGCCCAGCAAATTTCCAGCACTCTAGGTTCTGATTCACTGGACAACCCCGGCCTCTGGCTGGGAGCGCTGCTGGCTAAAACACCAAGCCCTCAGGGCTTCAAGGACAAGTTCCTAATCGAAACCGATCAGCTTGGTGGATTTGGTGACTGGGCCGAGCAGCTGGTTGCCGAATCGACCGGAAAAGAGCAAAAAGGTGTGTTGCCGGTTGTTGTTACCAAGAGCGCTCCGGAGCTCGCAAATATTCCGGCTGACACTCTGTCAATCAGTTTTGCAGCGGAAATTTCTGGTTCTGAGGATGCCGCATTTGAAGGCTCCCTCGGAGAGCTATTTTTGCTTTGGGAGTATGCCACGGTAATAGCCGGCTACCTTCAGGGCATCAATCCCTTTGACCAGCCAAACGTCGAGAGCGCAAAGATTGCCGCTCGCGCACTGCTGGACTCTCCCGTCGCTGCCAAGGCAGCGGACTTTGCGGTTGAAGGGGTCGCAGTGACCAGTTACGGCTTTGACGTACAGGGTGACACGCTGGCCGCTGCAGTGCAGAGCCTGTTGGACAAGGTTGGTGAGCAGAGCTACATTTCAGTCCACACCTACCTGAATCGTGCGGAGTATCCACAGTTTGAACAGCTGCGAGATCTGCTGGCAAAAGTAAGCGGCCGACCAGTGACATTTGGTTGGGGGCCAAGGTTCCTGCACTCGACGGGTCAGTATCACAAGGGTGGCCCCAGACAGGGTGTCTTCCTTCAGATCACTGGAGAACATGGGCACGACCTCGAGATCGAGGGTCGACCTTTTACCTTTGGAACACTAATTGCCGCCCAGGCAGCTGGGGACGCCCAGGTGCTGTTGGACAACAATCTGCCCGTGCTGAGCCTTAGATTTTCAGAACCACTGAGCGGTCTTGAGCAGTTGAAAAAGGTGCTCGGATAG